A section of the Roseivirga sp. BDSF3-8 genome encodes:
- a CDS encoding T9SS type A sorting domain-containing protein has product MTTNKLRHLILTLFCLLPLALLAQDYEILRVENVRDGWNKLKMGNNPSSFWNPKVDVTAGGNTHLELEFRISEGTPDLSRLQIRPNGYGGNPIKLADYVPVDFTYGFEWYTISIPLANFDTGIDFSQLNLLQIPYSNNAGLFVMEIRSVTFTGGATPYVWFGEGKRDNIHDGFGNSGQLIAAIEKEFYFQYDYSYPGRVEVAYYNEATEGYYLVDSCQIPQVSCIQDDENRPVEFLDPVVSNCEFISGTHNIQATLKDGSLVSESFVIPSLEPLGLVSADLTPPTDTIDGNIEVTVKGGRAPYFFRQQGSFVYQRSEGLFNETVDPFQWSYNPLYSYTATGHFPDLQVDLYENVYVQSGETIEKLDKYGVKLWDLHISNGFIYQLYVDPNGTLYVSGMAETGFNLEGRHLGVDTVTSFIARINANGQLEWLRNIGTDRVIAINSDRKGSLYLLTESIRLLKMGINGVLNYNILLNTDYEFLRAFGKIAFDDKGNIFAASSSGLYSPTTVLSKITEDGNVIFSKRLEGAGVVRGMIYRPYTDLVIIDYQMGPHIFYMTTFRSYNDDGTLSYTNTLDLFNNTFPGVAFDQAGLPYVIFQDATMHQLDMFGAIVHSYEIGDWVIFPEMVIDEVGNFHIATHSGYSGDFPVTTSSSGYTLLFKFSPPQKRNIIIPSGWSEHNILLEDVSNQSLSLNLNFTTTSITGINATLDNKAYEINWEPPLGEFTGYEIYRQDGEQLTRIGSVASYQTSFTHYTEVALKDKPEYVVRVLTKDGENESKPHSPAVLTAKAETGGKVDLNWQPYTGYENATYTIYRGVDEYSMEPVASLKNDQFTFSDKLPASGEYLYRLEIKGEEGISRSNTVAVSSEISEQEVALWPNPVIDVVHCRWEGRSRTNTLELTDLQGRLVAEMHNVDPSGYELKRGNTPAGIYLLTFEDAAGKTTERLVFR; this is encoded by the coding sequence ATGACTACCAATAAATTACGACATCTGATCCTTACCCTCTTTTGCCTGTTACCACTAGCCCTCTTAGCCCAGGACTATGAGATACTACGAGTAGAAAATGTCCGTGACGGCTGGAATAAACTCAAAATGGGCAATAATCCTTCCAGCTTCTGGAATCCTAAAGTGGATGTCACTGCCGGGGGAAATACCCACCTTGAATTAGAGTTCAGAATTTCCGAGGGCACGCCGGACCTGAGTCGTTTGCAAATAAGGCCCAACGGCTATGGAGGCAACCCCATTAAACTGGCTGACTACGTGCCTGTCGACTTCACTTATGGTTTTGAGTGGTATACCATCAGCATACCCCTGGCTAACTTTGATACGGGTATCGATTTTTCTCAGCTCAATCTGCTTCAAATACCCTATAGCAATAATGCCGGCTTATTTGTGATGGAAATCCGATCCGTTACTTTTACCGGCGGAGCTACTCCCTATGTTTGGTTCGGGGAGGGTAAACGGGATAATATACATGATGGATTTGGTAATTCCGGCCAGTTGATTGCCGCCATTGAGAAAGAGTTTTATTTTCAGTATGACTATAGTTACCCAGGCAGAGTCGAAGTTGCCTATTATAATGAGGCCACGGAGGGGTATTATTTAGTTGATTCATGTCAGATACCCCAAGTTTCCTGTATACAAGATGATGAAAATAGACCTGTTGAATTTTTAGATCCAGTTGTAAGTAATTGTGAGTTTATTTCAGGTACTCACAATATTCAGGCAACTTTGAAAGATGGGTCCTTGGTTTCGGAAAGCTTTGTAATCCCGAGTCTGGAGCCATTAGGTTTAGTCTCTGCCGACCTAACCCCACCTACTGATACCATAGATGGAAACATAGAAGTAACAGTTAAAGGGGGGCGGGCACCGTATTTCTTTAGGCAGCAGGGCAGTTTTGTGTATCAGAGATCAGAGGGATTGTTTAATGAGACAGTGGATCCTTTTCAATGGTCATATAATCCTCTTTACAGTTATACCGCAACCGGACATTTTCCAGACCTACAGGTCGACCTATATGAGAATGTATATGTTCAATCAGGAGAAACCATCGAAAAGCTGGACAAATATGGGGTAAAACTATGGGATCTTCACATCTCTAATGGTTTCATTTACCAACTTTATGTTGATCCTAATGGAACTCTTTACGTATCCGGTATGGCAGAGACCGGCTTCAACCTTGAAGGTAGACATCTCGGAGTTGATACGGTTACTAGTTTTATAGCCAGAATAAATGCTAATGGTCAACTAGAATGGCTTAGAAATATTGGAACCGATAGGGTAATTGCCATAAATTCTGATAGAAAAGGCAGTTTGTATTTACTTACGGAGTCTATAAGGCTCCTTAAAATGGGAATTAATGGTGTTTTGAATTATAATATTTTATTAAACACTGACTATGAGTTTCTCAGAGCTTTTGGGAAAATAGCCTTTGATGATAAAGGAAATATTTTTGCAGCGTCGTCTAGTGGCCTTTATAGCCCTACCACCGTACTAAGCAAAATAACTGAAGATGGTAATGTGATTTTTAGCAAAAGATTAGAAGGTGCAGGCGTTGTAAGAGGAATGATCTATCGTCCATATACAGACCTTGTTATCATAGATTATCAGATGGGGCCTCATATATTTTACATGACTACTTTTAGATCTTATAATGATGATGGCACATTAAGTTATACTAATACACTAGACTTATTTAATAATACTTTCCCTGGCGTTGCATTTGATCAGGCTGGGTTGCCTTATGTGATTTTTCAGGATGCTACTATGCACCAACTTGATATGTTTGGTGCGATCGTACATTCTTATGAAATTGGTGATTGGGTAATATTTCCAGAGATGGTTATAGATGAAGTAGGCAATTTTCATATTGCTACGCATAGTGGATATTCCGGTGACTTTCCTGTTACTACTTCATCTTCTGGTTATACCCTTTTATTTAAATTTTCTCCCCCACAAAAAAGAAATATAATCATACCCAGCGGCTGGTCTGAACATAATATTTTGTTAGAAGACGTTTCTAATCAATCTTTATCGCTCAATCTGAACTTTACCACCACCTCCATCACCGGCATAAACGCCACTCTGGATAACAAAGCCTATGAAATCAACTGGGAGCCACCGCTTGGAGAGTTTACCGGCTATGAAATTTACCGCCAGGATGGCGAGCAACTTACCCGTATCGGAAGTGTAGCTTCTTATCAAACCTCGTTCACCCATTATACAGAGGTAGCGCTGAAAGATAAGCCCGAATACGTAGTAAGAGTATTGACCAAGGATGGTGAAAACGAAAGTAAACCCCATAGCCCTGCCGTACTAACAGCCAAAGCCGAAACAGGAGGTAAGGTAGACCTGAACTGGCAGCCCTACACCGGTTATGAAAATGCCACATACACCATCTATCGCGGTGTCGATGAATACAGTATGGAACCAGTAGCCAGCCTGAAAAACGACCAGTTTACCTTTAGCGACAAGCTCCCTGCCTCCGGTGAATACCTTTACCGCTTGGAAATCAAGGGCGAAGAAGGAATAAGCAGGTCCAATACGGTGGCCGTTTCTTCTGAGATCAGTGAACAGGAAGTTGCCCTATGGCCTAACCCAGTCATAGATGTCGTGCATTGCCGATGGGAGGGGAGGAGCCGTACCAATACCCTGGAGCTTACCGACCTGCAGGGTCGCTTAGTGGCCGAAATGCATAATGTGGACCCCAGCGGCTATGAGTTGAAGAGAGGGAATACGCCTGCCGGCATCTACCTCCTCACCTTCGAAGATGCCGCCGGTAAGACCACCGAGAGACTGGTATTCAGGTGA
- a CDS encoding T9SS type A sorting domain-containing protein, whose amino-acid sequence MNTATTTFRTFFLIFLIFMSSGVFAREYNILHIENAYNTWTKLKIGNNPVDIWKPVNVLNGGNTHLEIQLRVIDGSPDLSRLEIRPNGYTGFPTVRFSSYTDPVQIKDVNWTTLKIPLADFSTSIDFSRLYLLQLPYSNNAGAFKMEIRSIRFTGGSNPYLWFGMDKTDNIHDGNGNPGQMVATIRQPQSINNDFQFLRVENLYANAGILKIGNNPEDFWNPKVDVTAGGNSHLDITLRLAEGSPDFSKLEIRPNGHTASPVALGGYLPPDFETGYDWHTIRIPLADFDASIDFNKVYLLQLPYNNGAGPFTLDIKKIAFTGGTTPYLWFGPGKRDNITNEEVYGLLNTSIRSDLYLSADVTYSSAVSPIGTASLIAVHKDKFDQSAFDHLWVWQDGYIGRTRNNLHPGVHTVVFGPLEEAYDTLVFRIASAGPLSGSVTVNPPTGDSEGSYAAFISGGVHKLDVTRNSGNGNPILTYKESISYDYFDRFIPQDNYLFDAYGNSYRVNYITLELIPKSISKYDDKMNRIMTVPIQGAAAEDLSYAVDKVGNIAVLVVKDRIYQSNGSVRSLEHPLLTLSLYSATGKLQWTRFLPELPVGSDDTDFYIHSFTKSVHIDTQGRIIMLLSRRTEAGKEHVYVCLGLNGNLIDYKRSRNFTPFSRYRNHSGVALDDNNELWFALQLSKGTIFFDESPIPQSGIYLYKLSSEGKVAFRKLLSNENNNYLRLQSIREPLFLEGSNYYYFGQDGSVKFFLDYGINDFTLRYAGEYLYFQRRVTDPDNFFVLNYDLDTLAKVTIPEGRLLFLTEGTRKEIYMAGLPQNSSDWYNVIYTPALMDEGTIDSYATNFEYEVTDHVGNKFSYIANFMASRIAEEILDGSGVSNTFEELSVYPNPATSDITFHYKQGAPQNQLTLTDLSGKVIQSWHDVPSTGFTIPRNGLQAGIYLLTFEDAESKTTERIIFK is encoded by the coding sequence ATGAATACGGCAACTACCACTTTTCGCACTTTCTTCCTGATATTTTTGATCTTCATGTCCTCAGGAGTTTTTGCCCGGGAGTATAACATTCTACATATAGAGAATGCTTATAATACCTGGACCAAGCTCAAGATTGGTAATAACCCTGTCGATATATGGAAGCCGGTTAATGTACTTAATGGTGGAAATACACACCTGGAAATCCAGCTAAGAGTTATTGATGGATCCCCCGATCTGTCACGGCTGGAAATACGTCCAAACGGATATACCGGTTTTCCTACGGTCAGATTCAGCAGTTATACTGATCCCGTACAAATTAAGGATGTTAACTGGACTACCCTTAAAATCCCGCTGGCAGACTTTAGCACCAGTATTGACTTCAGTCGGTTATACCTTCTCCAGCTACCATACAGCAATAATGCCGGTGCTTTTAAAATGGAAATCAGATCTATCAGATTTACAGGAGGTTCTAATCCCTATCTGTGGTTTGGTATGGATAAGACTGACAATATCCATGATGGAAACGGAAATCCAGGCCAGATGGTGGCAACAATCAGGCAACCGCAAAGCATCAATAATGATTTTCAGTTTTTAAGAGTAGAAAATCTTTATGCCAATGCCGGTATTCTCAAAATAGGGAACAATCCTGAAGATTTCTGGAATCCTAAAGTAGATGTCACTGCAGGGGGAAATAGTCATTTGGATATCACATTACGACTGGCAGAAGGTTCTCCGGATTTCTCAAAACTTGAGATTCGGCCAAATGGTCATACTGCCTCACCGGTGGCTCTCGGAGGTTACCTTCCGCCGGACTTTGAGACCGGATACGATTGGCATACCATACGTATACCCCTAGCAGATTTCGATGCTTCCATTGACTTCAATAAGGTTTATCTGCTACAGCTTCCATATAATAACGGCGCTGGCCCATTTACCCTTGATATTAAAAAAATAGCCTTTACCGGAGGAACCACGCCCTACCTTTGGTTTGGACCCGGCAAGAGAGATAATATTACCAATGAAGAGGTCTACGGGCTGTTGAATACCTCCATCAGATCGGATCTTTACCTGTCTGCAGATGTAACCTATTCAAGTGCTGTTTCCCCTATAGGTACTGCCAGTCTCATTGCTGTACACAAAGACAAGTTTGACCAAAGTGCATTTGATCATTTGTGGGTATGGCAGGATGGGTACATTGGGAGAACGAGGAACAACCTCCATCCCGGGGTACATACGGTGGTTTTTGGACCGCTTGAAGAGGCATACGATACCTTAGTATTCAGGATAGCATCAGCCGGACCACTTAGCGGTAGTGTGACGGTTAACCCACCTACTGGCGATAGTGAAGGATCCTATGCCGCATTCATCAGTGGCGGAGTGCACAAATTAGATGTAACCCGTAATAGTGGAAATGGAAACCCTATACTTACATATAAAGAATCGATTAGCTATGATTATTTTGATAGATTCATACCACAGGATAACTATCTGTTTGATGCTTATGGAAACTCCTATCGGGTTAATTATATCACTCTGGAACTCATACCTAAATCTATATCGAAGTATGATGACAAAATGAACCGGATCATGACCGTCCCTATACAAGGGGCCGCAGCTGAAGACCTTTCTTATGCTGTTGACAAAGTAGGTAATATAGCTGTTTTGGTAGTTAAAGACAGAATATATCAAAGTAACGGTTCCGTCAGGTCTTTAGAGCACCCTCTTCTTACTTTATCCTTATATAGTGCAACGGGAAAGTTGCAATGGACCAGGTTTTTACCTGAACTCCCGGTAGGTAGTGATGACACCGATTTTTATATTCACAGTTTCACAAAATCGGTACATATAGATACTCAGGGTAGAATTATCATGCTACTTTCCAGAAGAACTGAGGCAGGTAAAGAACATGTATATGTCTGTCTGGGGTTAAATGGTAATCTTATCGACTATAAAAGGTCCCGGAATTTTACTCCATTTAGTAGGTACCGGAACCATAGTGGAGTCGCTTTAGATGATAATAACGAACTATGGTTTGCCCTTCAGTTATCAAAAGGAACTATCTTTTTCGATGAGTCTCCTATACCTCAATCCGGCATTTATTTATATAAACTTTCATCTGAGGGCAAGGTTGCATTTCGTAAGCTTTTAAGTAATGAAAATAATAATTACCTAAGGTTACAGTCTATAAGAGAACCATTATTTTTGGAAGGAAGCAATTATTATTATTTCGGCCAGGATGGAAGTGTTAAGTTCTTTTTGGATTATGGTATCAATGACTTTACGCTGCGCTATGCCGGAGAGTATCTTTATTTTCAAAGGAGAGTAACCGATCCGGATAATTTTTTTGTACTTAATTATGACCTGGATACATTAGCCAAAGTCACTATACCCGAAGGCAGGTTATTATTCCTGACCGAGGGTACCAGAAAAGAAATATACATGGCTGGGCTGCCTCAAAACAGTAGTGACTGGTATAACGTGATCTACACTCCCGCCCTGATGGACGAAGGCACAATCGATTCTTATGCAACAAACTTCGAGTATGAGGTTACAGACCATGTCGGCAATAAGTTTTCCTATATCGCCAATTTTATGGCTTCACGTATAGCAGAGGAAATCCTGGATGGTTCTGGCGTTAGTAATACCTTCGAAGAACTGTCAGTTTACCCCAATCCTGCTACCTCTGATATTACCTTTCACTATAAGCAGGGTGCTCCGCAAAATCAACTGACCCTCACAGACCTCAGCGGAAAGGTCATCCAAAGCTGGCACGATGTGCCTTCCACCGGCTTCACCATACCAAGAAATGGGCTACAGGCCGGTATCTACCTCCTCACCTTCGAAGATGCGGAAAGTAAGACCACCGAACGGATTATTTTTAAATAA
- a CDS encoding arsenate reductase family protein, protein MENKGFYLKTCNTCMRILGEIDLPEGYDLQEVKSNPASADQIDELAKKAGSYEALFNRRSRKYRELGLHEKELSELDYREHLLNEYTFLKRPAFIVDGELFLGNSKKTVEALKNKLNSR, encoded by the coding sequence ATGGAAAATAAAGGGTTTTACCTGAAGACGTGTAATACGTGCATGCGAATACTGGGAGAAATAGACCTGCCGGAAGGGTATGACTTGCAGGAAGTAAAATCTAACCCGGCCTCAGCAGATCAGATAGACGAACTGGCTAAAAAAGCAGGAAGCTACGAGGCTCTCTTCAATCGCCGGTCGAGAAAATACCGTGAATTGGGGCTGCACGAAAAGGAGCTGAGTGAACTGGATTATCGTGAACACCTGCTGAATGAATATACTTTTCTGAAGCGCCCTGCTTTTATAGTGGATGGTGAGTTGTTCTTAGGAAATAGCAAGAAAACGGTGGAGGCCCTTAAAAATAAATTGAACAGCAGGTAG